Proteins encoded within one genomic window of Eurosta solidaginis isolate ZX-2024a chromosome 1, ASM4086904v1, whole genome shotgun sequence:
- the LOC137236688 gene encoding zinc finger protein 724-like isoform X3 has translation MHRLNNCEDKPYVCPYCPLRYTNNPALVKHKETHEGINRQPCDICGKNIVVLHLKTHKLIHSNEKPHKCKFCERRFIYALNLRRHIRTHTGGKPYKCEYCECTFAVSGPVLSHLRTHLGKNIHRCEFCPSTFPHFTELRTHLTTHKDEDPETRERNMTALKEEEAKLKQNLATKIQQPPKPKRKYTCNFCNKDFTTSSKLKRHITMHTGERPYSCSECGKSFSLKSSISVLDGKYGFRIISINNCDKVEKIYARKSQHILVERFFNSSLVVMGTAEKPNCLQMLQYINCVYGSNTHSI, from the exons ATGCATCGTCTCAATAACTGTGAAGATAAGCCTTACGTATGTCCCTACTGTCCACTGAGATATACTAACAATCCTGCCCTGGTCAAACACAAAGAAACTCATGAAGGGATCAATCGACAACCGTGCGATATTTGTGGTAAAAATATTGTGGTATTGCATTTAAAAACACACAAACTAATTCATAGTAATGAAAAGCCGcataaatgtaaattttgtgaaagGCG CTTTATCTACGCTCTAAATCTACGCCGTCATATACGTACTCATACCGGTGGAAAACCATACAAATGCGAATACTGCGAATGCACCTTTGCTGTAAGCGGTCCAGTGCTGTCGCATTTACGTACACATctgggcaaaaatattcatagatGTGAGTTTTGCCCATCAACTTTTCCTCACTTTACGGAGTTACGTACGCATTTAACTACGCACAAAGACGAAGATCCAGAAACGCGGGAGCGAAATATGACAGCCTTAAAGGAGGAGGAGgctaaattaaagcaaaatttggCCACTAAAATTCAGCAGCCGCCAAAACCCAAACGAAAATATACGTGCAATTTCTGCAACAAGG ATTTTACAACTTCATCTAAGCTAAAGCGCCATATAACGATGCATACCGGCGAGCGACCATACTCGTGCTCAGAGTGTGGGAAATCATTCTCATTGAAATC ttccatttccgtattggatggtaaatatggctttcgcattatctccatcaataactgtgacaaggtggaaaaaatctatgcgcgtaaatcgcaacatattttggtcgagcgtttcttcaatagctctctagtggtgatggggacagcagagaaacccaactgtttacaaatgttacaatatatcaattgcgtctacggctcaaatacccacagtatatga
- the LOC137236688 gene encoding zinc finger protein OZF-like isoform X2, whose translation MRHLRMHRLNNCEDKPYVCPYCPLRYTNNPALVKHKETHEGINRQPCDICGKNIVVLHLKTHKLIHSNEKPHKCKFCERRFIYALNLRRHIRTHTGGKPYKCEYCECTFAVSGPVLSHLRTHLGKNIHRCEFCPSTFPHFTELRTHLTTHKDEDPETRERNMTALKEEEAKLKQNLATKIQQPPKPKRKYTCNFCNKDFTTSSKLKRHITMHTGERPYSCSECGKSFSLKSSISVLDGKYGFRIISINNCDKVEKIYARKSQHILVERFFNSSLVVMGTAEKPNCLQMLQYINCVYGSNTHSI comes from the exons atgag GCACCTTCGAATGCATCGTCTCAATAACTGTGAAGATAAGCCTTACGTATGTCCCTACTGTCCACTGAGATATACTAACAATCCTGCCCTGGTCAAACACAAAGAAACTCATGAAGGGATCAATCGACAACCGTGCGATATTTGTGGTAAAAATATTGTGGTATTGCATTTAAAAACACACAAACTAATTCATAGTAATGAAAAGCCGcataaatgtaaattttgtgaaagGCG CTTTATCTACGCTCTAAATCTACGCCGTCATATACGTACTCATACCGGTGGAAAACCATACAAATGCGAATACTGCGAATGCACCTTTGCTGTAAGCGGTCCAGTGCTGTCGCATTTACGTACACATctgggcaaaaatattcatagatGTGAGTTTTGCCCATCAACTTTTCCTCACTTTACGGAGTTACGTACGCATTTAACTACGCACAAAGACGAAGATCCAGAAACGCGGGAGCGAAATATGACAGCCTTAAAGGAGGAGGAGgctaaattaaagcaaaatttggCCACTAAAATTCAGCAGCCGCCAAAACCCAAACGAAAATATACGTGCAATTTCTGCAACAAGG ATTTTACAACTTCATCTAAGCTAAAGCGCCATATAACGATGCATACCGGCGAGCGACCATACTCGTGCTCAGAGTGTGGGAAATCATTCTCATTGAAATC ttccatttccgtattggatggtaaatatggctttcgcattatctccatcaataactgtgacaaggtggaaaaaatctatgcgcgtaaatcgcaacatattttggtcgagcgtttcttcaatagctctctagtggtgatggggacagcagagaaacccaactgtttacaaatgttacaatatatcaattgcgtctacggctcaaatacccacagtatatga
- the LOC137236688 gene encoding zinc finger protein OZF-like isoform X1, whose amino-acid sequence MRHNGVEHLIVPSEGDAMHLRMHRLNNCEDKPYVCPYCPLRYTNNPALVKHKETHEGINRQPCDICGKNIVVLHLKTHKLIHSNEKPHKCKFCERRFIYALNLRRHIRTHTGGKPYKCEYCECTFAVSGPVLSHLRTHLGKNIHRCEFCPSTFPHFTELRTHLTTHKDEDPETRERNMTALKEEEAKLKQNLATKIQQPPKPKRKYTCNFCNKDFTTSSKLKRHITMHTGERPYSCSECGKSFSLKSSISVLDGKYGFRIISINNCDKVEKIYARKSQHILVERFFNSSLVVMGTAEKPNCLQMLQYINCVYGSNTHSI is encoded by the exons atgcgacacaatggagtggaacatttaattgtgccaagcgaaggggatgcaat GCACCTTCGAATGCATCGTCTCAATAACTGTGAAGATAAGCCTTACGTATGTCCCTACTGTCCACTGAGATATACTAACAATCCTGCCCTGGTCAAACACAAAGAAACTCATGAAGGGATCAATCGACAACCGTGCGATATTTGTGGTAAAAATATTGTGGTATTGCATTTAAAAACACACAAACTAATTCATAGTAATGAAAAGCCGcataaatgtaaattttgtgaaagGCG CTTTATCTACGCTCTAAATCTACGCCGTCATATACGTACTCATACCGGTGGAAAACCATACAAATGCGAATACTGCGAATGCACCTTTGCTGTAAGCGGTCCAGTGCTGTCGCATTTACGTACACATctgggcaaaaatattcatagatGTGAGTTTTGCCCATCAACTTTTCCTCACTTTACGGAGTTACGTACGCATTTAACTACGCACAAAGACGAAGATCCAGAAACGCGGGAGCGAAATATGACAGCCTTAAAGGAGGAGGAGgctaaattaaagcaaaatttggCCACTAAAATTCAGCAGCCGCCAAAACCCAAACGAAAATATACGTGCAATTTCTGCAACAAGG ATTTTACAACTTCATCTAAGCTAAAGCGCCATATAACGATGCATACCGGCGAGCGACCATACTCGTGCTCAGAGTGTGGGAAATCATTCTCATTGAAATC ttccatttccgtattggatggtaaatatggctttcgcattatctccatcaataactgtgacaaggtggaaaaaatctatgcgcgtaaatcgcaacatattttggtcgagcgtttcttcaatagctctctagtggtgatggggacagcagagaaacccaactgtttacaaatgttacaatatatcaattgcgtctacggctcaaatacccacagtatatga